From the genome of Leptolyngbya iicbica LK, one region includes:
- a CDS encoding IS5 family transposase has protein sequence MSKVYPSDLTAEQFAFLSTRFFLDTSDGAPRGRPRTTSLWAILNAIFYVLCEGCTWRGLPGDFPPWQTVYTYFRRWKKDGTLLAIHDELYVLSRLVEGRSNSPSELIVDSQSVKTATMIADEVGYDGAKRVKGRKRHLTIDTLGLVLRVLVTAADVPEREGGKRVLQKVKQMGATVRRVHTVWVDGGYDGAPFYQWAIDTLRWVIWVVLRPEAAQGFVLLKKRWKVERTFGWFNRYRRLSKDYEVLPETSEAFIYLAMIRIMVRRLA, from the coding sequence ATGAGTAAAGTCTATCCGAGTGACCTCACCGCCGAACAGTTTGCCTTTTTGTCCACCCGCTTTTTCCTGGACACCTCAGACGGGGCCCCCCGAGGTCGACCACGCACCACCAGTCTGTGGGCGATTTTGAATGCGATCTTCTATGTGCTCTGCGAAGGGTGTACCTGGCGGGGCTTACCCGGCGACTTTCCCCCCTGGCAAACGGTTTACACCTATTTTCGGCGGTGGAAAAAGGATGGCACCCTGCTGGCCATCCACGACGAACTCTATGTTCTCAGCCGCCTGGTGGAAGGTCGTTCAAACAGTCCTTCAGAGTTAATTGTTGATAGCCAAAGTGTCAAAACTGCCACGATGATTGCGGATGAGGTGGGCTATGACGGCGCGAAAAGGGTCAAAGGTCGCAAGCGGCACCTGACCATCGACACCTTGGGTCTGGTTTTGCGGGTCTTGGTGACCGCTGCCGATGTTCCCGAGCGTGAAGGGGGTAAGCGGGTATTGCAGAAAGTGAAACAGATGGGGGCGACAGTGCGTCGGGTGCATACCGTCTGGGTGGATGGCGGCTACGATGGAGCCCCGTTTTACCAATGGGCGATTGACACCTTGCGCTGGGTGATTTGGGTCGTCCTCAGGCCAGAAGCGGCCCAGGGATTTGTCTTGCTAAAAAAACGGTGGAAGGTGGAGCGCACCTTTGGGTGGTTTAACCGCTATCGCCGCTTGAGCAAAGATTATGAGGTCTTACCCGAAACCAGTGAGGCATTCATCTACCTCGCTATGATTCGGATTATGGTGCGACGCTTAGCCTAA
- a CDS encoding ABC transporter ATP-binding protein, with translation MSSPTRAIVLENLSKAYKRYHHPTERLKELLLPGKAKAETFWALRDINLEINAGETVGIIGRNGSGKSTLLQIIAGTLQPSQGEVTVNGRISALLELGSGFNPEFTGKQNVFFNGRILGLSQEEITARFDDIAAFADIGDFIHQPVKTYSSGMYVRLAFAVAINADPDILIVDEALSVGDEAFQRKCFARIYDLQEKGATVLFVSHSAGSIVELCDRAALIDDGELLLQGAPKIVIANYQKFLFAPIEKRAELREMYKREGTSDDSALAEQFAAPKQLIESDRQDQTDPSRMLEVGYDPYLKPQHTIEYQSQGAKIKNPSVTTLAGRQANLLLSNEKYIYSYSVYFSQEAFQVRFGMMIKTITGFELGGAASHTHRNAIEYVSAGSLIYVSFEFFCALAPGAYFLNSGVLGRINGEEIYLDRAVDASMFKVQSDHNYKATGIVDFQVDPKVSITSSAL, from the coding sequence ATGTCATCACCAACCCGAGCAATTGTCTTAGAAAACTTATCTAAAGCTTATAAACGCTATCATCACCCAACTGAGCGCTTAAAAGAATTGTTGCTCCCCGGTAAAGCTAAAGCAGAAACATTCTGGGCCCTGCGGGATATTAATCTAGAAATTAATGCTGGGGAAACTGTAGGCATTATCGGGCGTAATGGTTCTGGAAAAAGTACGCTGTTGCAAATTATTGCCGGCACCCTGCAACCTAGCCAGGGCGAAGTAACTGTCAATGGTCGAATTTCTGCGCTTTTAGAGCTAGGCAGTGGCTTTAATCCTGAATTCACCGGCAAACAAAATGTCTTTTTTAACGGTCGTATCTTAGGGTTGTCTCAAGAAGAAATCACTGCGCGGTTTGATGATATTGCCGCCTTTGCTGATATTGGTGATTTTATTCATCAGCCCGTCAAAACATATTCCAGTGGCATGTATGTTCGACTGGCTTTTGCGGTTGCGATTAATGCTGATCCTGACATTTTGATAGTTGATGAAGCTTTGTCGGTGGGGGATGAAGCGTTTCAGCGCAAATGCTTTGCTCGGATTTATGATCTGCAGGAAAAAGGGGCAACGGTGCTATTTGTGTCGCATTCTGCGGGGTCAATCGTCGAACTGTGCGATCGCGCGGCGCTGATTGATGATGGCGAGTTGCTGCTGCAAGGGGCCCCAAAAATTGTCATCGCAAACTACCAAAAATTTCTCTTTGCGCCGATTGAAAAACGGGCTGAACTCAGAGAGATGTATAAACGAGAAGGAACCAGTGACGATAGTGCCCTGGCTGAGCAGTTTGCCGCGCCCAAGCAGCTCATTGAAAGCGATCGCCAAGACCAGACCGACCCATCTCGAATGTTAGAAGTTGGCTACGACCCTTACCTCAAGCCACAACATACGATTGAGTATCAGTCGCAAGGCGCAAAAATTAAGAACCCCTCAGTGACTACGTTGGCCGGTCGTCAGGCTAATCTCCTGCTAAGTAACGAAAAGTATATTTATAGTTATTCAGTCTATTTTTCTCAGGAAGCTTTCCAGGTCAGATTCGGCATGATGATCAAAACGATCACCGGTTTTGAATTAGGCGGTGCGGCCTCGCATACTCACCGCAATGCCATCGAATATGTCTCAGCAGGCAGCCTAATCTATGTCAGTTTTGAATTCTTTTGTGCTCTCGCCCCTGGTGCGTATTTTCTGAATTCTGGTGTGCTGGGACGTATTAACGGGGAAGAGATTTACTTAGACCGGGCTGTTGATGCGTCAATGTTCAAGGTGCAATCAGACCACAACTATAAGGCTACTGGGATTGTTGACTTTCAAGTAGATCCCAAAGTATCAATCACATCCAGCGCGCTTTAA
- a CDS encoding ABC transporter permease, protein MRAAIRPVKSLIESCLHKLGRSLQRLKPLIPLSDYQWSKLALLATLIQRNMSSRYKGSFLGNLWPFINQIALLLIYTYVFSVVLQVKLTLKEVASDSPLTFGLWLFAGLLPWLAFSGGITTSASSVISQPGLVKKVVFPLGLLPLVPVGTAFIESTFGLVALITLTTITTQTLHPTILLLPLVWIPQLLITSGLGFLTSGLTVFIRDIPQTLSVLLNLWLYATPIIYPADLIPERFQVWVLWLNPITAICEMYRDTILLGEINHWAEWGVSTLISAVIFVAGLWCYRKLRPAFADVL, encoded by the coding sequence ATGAGAGCTGCTATCAGGCCCGTAAAATCTCTTATAGAATCTTGCCTGCATAAACTTGGGCGATCGCTGCAACGCCTGAAGCCGCTAATTCCCCTCAGCGATTACCAGTGGAGCAAGTTAGCGCTATTAGCGACCCTCATTCAACGGAATATGTCGTCCCGATATAAGGGATCTTTCTTAGGCAACCTTTGGCCCTTTATCAACCAAATTGCCCTGCTGTTGATCTACACCTACGTCTTTTCAGTCGTCTTGCAGGTCAAACTCACGCTGAAGGAAGTCGCCTCCGATAGTCCCCTAACGTTTGGGCTGTGGCTATTTGCCGGATTGTTGCCCTGGCTGGCGTTTAGCGGAGGCATCACCACGTCTGCTTCCAGCGTCATTAGCCAACCCGGCCTGGTTAAAAAAGTCGTCTTTCCGCTCGGATTGCTGCCCCTAGTGCCTGTCGGAACTGCATTTATCGAAAGCACCTTTGGTTTGGTCGCCCTCATTACCCTGACCACGATTACGACCCAGACGCTACATCCGACTATATTGTTGTTGCCATTGGTCTGGATCCCCCAGTTGCTAATCACCTCGGGGCTCGGATTTCTCACATCCGGGCTGACGGTGTTTATTCGCGATATTCCCCAAACTCTCAGCGTGTTGCTCAATCTTTGGCTCTATGCCACGCCGATCATTTATCCTGCTGACCTCATTCCAGAGCGATTTCAAGTTTGGGTGTTGTGGCTGAATCCCATCACCGCAATTTGTGAAATGTATCGAGACACCATACTCTTGGGTGAAATCAATCATTGGGCTGAGTGGGGTGTGTCAACCCTGATCTCTGCTGTTATTTTTGTGGCTGGTCTCTGGTGCTATCGTAAGCTACGGCCAGCATTTGCCGATGTACTTTAG
- a CDS encoding sensor domain-containing protein, with amino-acid sequence MDIFKSLFDRCCDAVVIVNEQAELIYANLAACQLLDDPSGVLTAMPGQDEGQLWEKQQGRLIEQSGSLLQAVLAHEPVLHQEFLLQRSHTATWLAVTSQAFHLPSLDFHGVLLLMHEVNPSPDSDDLRSSLASRDVLASLINRSILMDRIQQALQQDHQTQQGGIAILCVDITRLKTVNDAFGYLAGDRLLVEIVARLSSSLRPKDVIARLGGDEFIVLLEDIETEAAAIAMAEALHAQMATPFVINGCEIGIGLNIGISLSRAQILDADTLLRQADRAMTEAKCHFGERYRIFAGELTTSPEDTLHLEMSLKQAIEKGEMYLEYQPMVLVRMQEIIGVESLVRWQHPEQGSLSPGQFINIAERTGLIIPLGWWVLEESCRQLKEWQETIPQAQNLFVSVNMSSQQFAQPDVLDRIKAILQRTRLSPQSLKIEMTESVLINNSESIIEILAAIRDLGIRLSVDDFGTGYSSLSYLHRFPVDTLKIDRSFLENADSDYEKLEILQSVVRLAWNLGLEVVAEGIETPKHLAQVQALRCESGQGFLFSRPLNKTAMEAILQSQATAS; translated from the coding sequence ATGGATATTTTTAAAAGTTTATTTGATAGATGCTGTGATGCCGTCGTCATTGTCAATGAGCAGGCTGAGCTGATCTATGCCAATCTGGCGGCCTGTCAGCTATTGGATGATCCCTCGGGCGTGCTCACAGCAATGCCCGGGCAGGATGAGGGACAACTGTGGGAAAAACAGCAAGGCCGACTAATCGAACAATCCGGCAGTCTATTGCAGGCGGTGCTCGCTCATGAGCCCGTGCTGCATCAGGAATTTTTGCTCCAGCGATCGCACACTGCGACCTGGTTGGCGGTTACTAGCCAAGCGTTTCATCTACCCAGTCTGGACTTTCATGGAGTGTTACTGCTGATGCATGAAGTTAACCCGTCACCAGACAGTGACGATTTGCGCAGTAGTCTGGCGAGTCGGGATGTGTTAGCGAGTTTGATCAATCGCAGCATTTTGATGGATCGCATTCAGCAAGCCCTGCAGCAAGACCATCAGACTCAGCAGGGTGGGATTGCCATTTTGTGTGTGGATATTACGCGCTTAAAGACCGTCAACGATGCATTTGGCTATCTGGCAGGCGATCGCCTCTTGGTCGAAATTGTGGCTCGACTGAGCAGTAGTTTGCGGCCTAAAGACGTCATTGCCCGCCTCGGGGGAGATGAATTTATCGTGTTGCTAGAAGACATCGAGACGGAAGCCGCCGCGATCGCAATGGCCGAAGCCTTACACGCCCAAATGGCGACTCCGTTTGTCATTAACGGTTGTGAAATCGGCATCGGGCTAAATATCGGCATTAGTTTGAGCCGGGCCCAAATTCTGGACGCGGATACCTTGTTGCGGCAGGCTGATCGCGCCATGACAGAAGCCAAATGTCACTTTGGAGAACGTTATCGGATTTTTGCCGGTGAGCTCACCACCAGCCCCGAAGATACTTTGCACCTCGAGATGTCGCTTAAACAAGCGATCGAGAAAGGCGAAATGTATCTTGAATATCAGCCCATGGTGCTCGTGCGGATGCAGGAAATTATCGGCGTAGAATCGCTCGTGCGCTGGCAACATCCCGAACAAGGGTCGCTGTCTCCGGGTCAATTTATTAACATTGCCGAACGAACTGGTCTCATTATTCCGCTCGGGTGGTGGGTGCTCGAAGAGTCGTGCCGTCAGCTCAAAGAATGGCAAGAGACAATTCCCCAAGCTCAAAACCTATTTGTGAGTGTGAATATGTCGAGCCAGCAATTCGCCCAACCGGACGTGCTCGATCGCATCAAAGCCATTTTGCAACGCACTCGACTATCGCCTCAATCTTTAAAAATCGAAATGACTGAGAGCGTCTTGATCAACAACTCTGAGTCAATTATTGAAATTTTGGCGGCCATTCGTGATTTGGGCATTCGACTATCAGTCGATGATTTTGGCACCGGGTATTCTTCCCTCAGCTATTTACATCGCTTTCCGGTCGATACGTTGAAAATCGATCGCTCCTTCTTAGAAAATGCCGACTCTGATTATGAAAAGCTCGAAATTCTGCAATCAGTAGTGCGGCTAGCGTGGAATTTAGGCTTAGAAGTGGTCGCCGAAGGGATTGAAACTCCCAAGCATCTGGCCCAAGTACAGGCGCTGCGCTGTGAGTCGGGTCAAGGATTTCTCTTTTCACGGCCCCTCAATAAGACGGCCATGGAAGCGATTTTGCAATCACAAGCGACAGCTTCTTAG
- a CDS encoding serine/threonine-protein kinase → MSLCINPSCPQPAHPENSRHVTCQACGSGLLLQGQYRVMRLLSSSSGFGLVYEAYQQDQPKILKVLRPDRTDNPKILSLFRKEAEVLSQLNHPGVPLVEPDGYFVYQPQAGPPLHCIVMEKIDGPNLLQWMLQQGNHPIGERQAFQWLHQLTEILRRVHQHNYFHRDIKPDNVMLRSSGQLVLVDFGAAREMSQTYLAQVSGSGVTTISSAGYTPPEQEQGQAVPQSDFYALGRTIIFLLTGRSPNDPAMYDPMLNLFKWRSFAPTISDEFANLLDSLVSPRVIDRPKTAQELLDRLQKLSLSQFMQLGDTAALHAITSPPVIESDWGSTQASGFQMPDNAASPIGDTPAPTVIPRRGNSHLWTWLIAGGLTCAGLLLLGVGVWHRQRSQPPAATVPSGAVNDIDVAQPTPEIRVELLRTLTSHTNSINELQLLSDERRFISASADNTIRLWDLSSGQILHTFTGHQTFVNAIALSPDELTLYSGSADGALLAWNLNTAEQQATFAGHDSPINALAHHPNGRLLVSGGSDGTIKIWETATQTLVQTLTGHEGAVNTLIITSDGQRIITGSADRTIRIWDLQTGEALAVLAGHDSFINAIAASPDGRYLFSASADQTLKRWDLNAEEVLETLNGHTSYVNVLTVSRDGQTVASGSADETVRLWDVTTGKLKVTYIGFGMPVDHLLLPSEKQIVTASRENSAIKAWNLEP, encoded by the coding sequence ATGAGTCTTTGCATTAACCCCAGTTGTCCCCAACCTGCCCACCCAGAAAACAGTCGCCATGTGACTTGCCAAGCCTGTGGCTCGGGACTGTTGTTACAGGGACAATATCGGGTCATGCGCTTGCTCAGCAGCAGTAGCGGCTTTGGTTTAGTGTATGAGGCCTATCAGCAAGATCAGCCCAAAATTTTGAAAGTGCTACGGCCTGATCGCACAGATAATCCCAAAATTTTGAGCCTCTTTCGTAAAGAAGCGGAAGTCTTAAGTCAGCTCAACCATCCGGGAGTACCGCTGGTGGAACCGGACGGCTATTTTGTCTACCAGCCTCAGGCGGGGCCACCGCTGCACTGCATTGTGATGGAAAAAATTGATGGCCCCAATTTGCTGCAGTGGATGCTGCAGCAGGGCAATCATCCCATCGGCGAACGGCAGGCGTTTCAATGGCTGCATCAACTGACGGAAATTTTGCGGCGGGTCCATCAACACAATTACTTTCACCGCGACATTAAGCCGGATAACGTGATGCTGCGATCGAGCGGGCAACTCGTGCTAGTCGATTTTGGGGCAGCACGGGAAATGAGCCAAACCTATCTGGCTCAGGTGAGCGGTTCGGGCGTGACTACCATTAGTTCAGCCGGGTACACACCACCAGAACAAGAACAGGGACAGGCAGTGCCCCAGTCTGACTTTTATGCCCTGGGCCGCACGATTATCTTTTTGCTCACGGGGCGATCGCCAAACGACCCCGCCATGTATGACCCCATGCTCAATCTGTTTAAGTGGCGGTCCTTTGCGCCGACCATTTCCGATGAGTTTGCCAACTTGTTAGACAGTCTCGTGTCGCCCCGCGTCATCGATCGCCCCAAGACGGCACAGGAATTGTTAGATCGCCTGCAAAAGCTGTCCCTCAGCCAGTTTATGCAACTGGGCGACACCGCCGCGTTACACGCCATCACTTCACCCCCGGTCATCGAGAGCGATTGGGGCAGTACACAGGCCAGCGGCTTTCAGATGCCAGACAATGCAGCGAGCCCTATCGGCGACACCCCAGCGCCCACGGTGATCCCCCGTCGTGGCAACTCCCACCTCTGGACTTGGCTCATTGCGGGTGGGTTGACCTGTGCTGGCCTGCTACTACTCGGCGTCGGGGTCTGGCATCGCCAGCGATCGCAGCCCCCAGCGGCCACCGTCCCATCTGGTGCGGTCAACGATATTGACGTGGCTCAGCCCACGCCAGAAATTCGGGTCGAGCTGCTGCGCACCCTGACCAGTCACACCAACTCCATCAATGAGTTACAGCTGCTATCAGATGAGCGGCGGTTTATCAGTGCCAGTGCCGACAACACCATTCGCCTGTGGGATTTGAGTAGCGGGCAAATCCTTCACACTTTTACCGGACATCAGACCTTTGTGAATGCGATCGCCCTCAGTCCCGACGAACTCACCCTCTACAGCGGTAGTGCTGACGGTGCCCTCCTCGCTTGGAATCTGAACACCGCGGAGCAACAGGCGACCTTTGCCGGACATGACAGTCCGATTAATGCTCTCGCCCACCACCCCAACGGTCGTCTCTTGGTGAGTGGCGGCTCCGATGGCACGATCAAAATCTGGGAAACCGCGACCCAAACCCTGGTGCAAACCCTCACCGGACACGAGGGCGCCGTGAATACGCTGATCATCACGAGCGATGGCCAGCGCATCATTACGGGCAGTGCCGATCGCACCATTCGCATTTGGGATTTGCAAACGGGAGAGGCACTGGCAGTGCTCGCCGGTCACGACAGCTTCATTAACGCGATCGCTGCCAGCCCCGACGGGCGATATTTATTCAGCGCTAGCGCCGACCAAACCCTCAAACGCTGGGATTTGAATGCCGAAGAAGTGCTCGAAACCCTCAACGGCCACACCAGCTATGTGAATGTGTTGACCGTGAGCCGGGACGGACAGACCGTGGCCAGCGGCAGCGCCGACGAAACCGTGCGCCTGTGGGATGTGACGACCGGCAAACTCAAAGTAACCTACATCGGCTTTGGGATGCCCGTCGATCATTTGCTGCTGCCCTCAGAAAAACAGATCGTCACCGCCAGCCGCGAAAACTCCGCCATCAAAGCCTGGAATCTCGAACCCTGA
- a CDS encoding 4a-hydroxytetrahydrobiopterin dehydratase codes for MTALLSAVEIQTKLESLNGWQQEGKTIQTVKTFDGFPSAIAFVNKLVEPAETAGHHPDLSISYNKVTIALSTHDAGGLTQKDFDLAATIDKLAT; via the coding sequence ATGACTGCGTTATTATCCGCTGTTGAAATTCAGACCAAATTGGAATCGCTCAACGGTTGGCAACAAGAAGGCAAGACGATTCAAACCGTGAAGACCTTTGATGGCTTCCCGAGCGCGATCGCCTTTGTCAATAAATTAGTGGAACCAGCTGAAACTGCTGGGCACCATCCGGATCTCTCCATCTCTTACAACAAGGTCACCATTGCCCTCAGCACTCACGATGCGGGCGGCCTGACCCAAAAAGACTTTGACCTGGCAGCAACCATTGACAAATTAGCGACGTAA
- the nadC gene encoding carboxylating nicotinate-nucleotide diphosphorylase, protein MIPPNVVLDPMLQRWLQEDIGRGDRTTAGLGDIIEQPHRAVWIAKAPGVLAGLPIAQRVFTLLDAATEFTPLVAEGSDCELGTAIAEITGQLGALLTGERVALNLVMRLSGIATLTRQYVDQIADLPAQLVDTRKTTPGLRLLEKYATQVGGARNHRLGLDDGVMIKDNHIAAAGSIAAAVAHIRQDMPYPLTIEVETETLAMVEAALAAQVDIIMLDNMPPSEMAQAVTLIRQTQPHVKIEASGNVTLQTLRAVAETGVDYISTSAPITRSPWLDLSMRIQQS, encoded by the coding sequence GTGATACCTCCCAACGTAGTTTTAGATCCGATGTTGCAGCGCTGGTTGCAGGAAGACATTGGCCGTGGCGATCGCACTACTGCGGGCCTGGGTGACATCATCGAGCAGCCCCATCGGGCAGTGTGGATTGCCAAAGCGCCAGGCGTGCTCGCTGGATTGCCGATCGCGCAACGAGTCTTTACCCTGCTGGATGCCGCCACAGAATTCACCCCCCTAGTCGCGGAAGGCAGCGACTGTGAACTGGGGACGGCGATCGCTGAAATTACCGGCCAACTCGGCGCTTTGCTAACCGGGGAACGGGTGGCGTTGAATCTGGTCATGCGACTCAGCGGCATCGCCACCCTGACCCGGCAATACGTCGACCAAATCGCTGACCTCCCCGCGCAACTGGTCGATACCCGCAAAACCACGCCCGGCCTGCGCCTGTTAGAAAAATATGCCACCCAAGTCGGGGGGGCTCGCAATCATCGCTTGGGCTTGGATGACGGCGTCATGATTAAAGACAATCACATTGCGGCGGCAGGCAGCATTGCGGCGGCGGTGGCCCACATTCGGCAAGACATGCCTTACCCACTCACCATTGAGGTGGAAACCGAAACGCTCGCCATGGTGGAGGCGGCACTGGCCGCCCAAGTGGACATCATCATGCTGGACAACATGCCACCGTCAGAAATGGCCCAAGCAGTGACGCTGATTCGGCAAACTCAGCCCCATGTGAAGATCGAGGCATCGGGCAATGTGACCCTACAAACCTTACGGGCCGTCGCTGAGACAGGGGTGGACTACATTTCCACCAGTGCGCCGATCACGCGATCGCCCTGGTTGGACCTGAGTATGCGCATCCAGCAGTCATGA
- a CDS encoding DUF2237 family protein, with product MANAKNVLGGPLETCSTEPITGFYRDGCCNTGAGDFGSHTVCAQMTEAFLSYTKAQGNDLSTPMPMYNFPGLKPGDRWCVCASRWQQAYDDGVAPPVALEATHEAALQVIALEILQSCALDKEAAS from the coding sequence ATGGCAAACGCCAAGAACGTATTGGGTGGCCCCTTAGAAACCTGTTCCACTGAGCCGATAACGGGGTTTTATCGCGACGGGTGTTGCAATACCGGAGCGGGTGATTTTGGGTCTCACACGGTGTGCGCTCAAATGACCGAGGCGTTTTTGAGTTACACCAAAGCGCAGGGCAATGACTTGAGCACCCCCATGCCGATGTATAACTTTCCGGGGCTCAAACCGGGCGATCGCTGGTGTGTCTGTGCCTCACGCTGGCAACAAGCCTATGATGACGGCGTTGCGCCCCCAGTCGCGCTAGAAGCCACCCACGAAGCCGCGTTGCAGGTCATTGCGCTCGAAATTTTGCAATCATGTGCGCTCGATAAGGAAGCTGCTAGCTGA
- a CDS encoding cupin domain-containing protein translates to MSLPLILEPGAGKTVHIRSSTCTFKLTGAETHGHFGLFEFVMPPETGGASPHIHKALTEIFYVVQGDVELVLDHETIAASPGTLMRVPENRRHGFSNPGKTSAKLLIMFCPADSREQYFEGLAELTRDGRQPSQAELLDLMHRFDQYPAE, encoded by the coding sequence ATGTCTTTGCCATTGATTTTGGAACCTGGCGCAGGAAAAACAGTCCACATTCGCAGCAGTACCTGTACTTTCAAACTCACAGGCGCCGAGACTCACGGGCATTTTGGCTTGTTTGAGTTTGTCATGCCGCCAGAGACCGGGGGCGCGAGTCCCCACATTCACAAAGCGCTGACGGAAATTTTTTATGTGGTGCAAGGAGATGTGGAGTTGGTGCTAGATCACGAGACGATCGCGGCCTCGCCAGGGACGCTGATGCGGGTACCCGAAAATCGCCGCCACGGCTTTTCCAATCCGGGCAAAACTTCCGCCAAGCTGCTGATTATGTTTTGTCCGGCAGATTCTCGTGAGCAATATTTTGAAGGTCTCGCAGAGCTCACCCGCGATGGTCGCCAGCCCAGTCAAGCGGAGCTGCTGGATCTGATGCATCGGTTTGATCAGTATCCGGCTGAGTGA
- a CDS encoding YHS domain-containing (seleno)protein, protein MASAVLSVGVASVPTVLTAQANPCAAKVEDPCAAADPCAAADPCAAADPCAAADPCAAADPCAAADPCAAADPCAAADPCAAADPCAAAEVVTSYAPPHTEVYVESGSNLAIRGADPVAYFTEGEAVAGVAEYEYEWNGATWRFSSAENQAAFVANPVAFAPQYGGYCAKAMSEGNLASVDPRAWKIVDGKLYLNWSKEVQAQWLGDVPGNIEKADGFWPSVLAAQTFYENQLAWAQ, encoded by the coding sequence ATGGCTTCTGCCGTTCTGTCTGTTGGCGTCGCCTCCGTACCAACCGTGCTCACGGCCCAAGCAAATCCTTGTGCAGCAAAGGTGGAGGATCCCTGTGCCGCAGCCGACCCCTGTGCCGCAGCCGACCCTTGTGCAGCGGCTGACCCCTGTGCCGCAGCCGACCCCTGTGCCGCAGCCGACCCTTGTGCAGCGGCTGACCCTTGCGCGGCAGCTGACCCTTGCGCGGCGGCTGACCCTTGTGCGGCGGCTGACCCTTGTGCGGCGGCTGAAGTCGTCACTTCTTACGCCCCTCCTCACACTGAGGTGTATGTGGAAAGTGGTAGTAACCTAGCCATTCGCGGCGCTGACCCAGTGGCCTACTTTACAGAGGGTGAAGCAGTTGCCGGAGTTGCTGAGTATGAATATGAGTGGAATGGGGCAACTTGGCGCTTTAGCAGTGCTGAAAATCAAGCTGCTTTTGTCGCTAATCCAGTAGCCTTTGCGCCGCAGTATGGCGGTTACTGTGCCAAAGCCATGAGTGAAGGCAATCTGGCCTCTGTTGACCCCCGCGCTTGGAAGATTGTCGATGGCAAGCTGTATTTGAACTGGAGCAAAGAGGTGCAGGCGCAGTGGCTGGGAGACGTTCCAGGGAATATTGAGAAGGCTGATGGATTCTGGCCTAGCGTGCTGGCCGCGCAAACTTTCTATGAAAATCAACTCGCCTGGGCGCAGTAA
- a CDS encoding molybdenum cofactor guanylyltransferase, with the protein MNLSAVILAGGKSERMGQDKALLTIEGVPLLRRTWAVAHRLTPDVRIVTSRRDRYQSLLPPDVTWLDESTPGGPLLAFEQALRACSSAATDWLLLLACDLPNLQVEPLQQWSQSLAQLSPEAIAHVPKTAQGWEPLCGFYRSTSLPSLQEYLSTGQRSFQAWLNAAPVVAITDVPIGLLANCNTPEDWHRLTQT; encoded by the coding sequence ATGAACCTCTCAGCCGTCATCCTTGCGGGTGGAAAAAGTGAGCGCATGGGGCAAGATAAAGCCCTGTTAACCATTGAGGGGGTGCCGCTCTTGCGTCGCACTTGGGCCGTGGCGCACCGCCTCACACCCGACGTGCGCATTGTGACCTCGCGCCGCGATCGCTATCAATCCCTGCTGCCACCGGATGTGACCTGGCTGGACGAATCCACACCGGGGGGGCCACTCCTGGCTTTTGAGCAGGCATTGCGGGCATGCTCCTCGGCTGCTACCGACTGGCTGCTCTTACTCGCTTGCGATCTTCCCAATTTGCAGGTCGAGCCATTGCAGCAGTGGTCGCAATCACTAGCCCAGTTGTCGCCTGAGGCGATCGCTCATGTACCCAAAACGGCTCAGGGATGGGAGCCGCTATGTGGCTTTTATCGCTCCACGAGTTTGCCGTCGTTGCAGGAGTATCTGTCCACCGGGCAGCGATCGTTCCAAGCCTGGTTGAATGCCGCCCCCGTCGTGGCGATTACGGATGTGCCAATCGGCCTGCTGGCTAACTGCAACACCCCAGAAGATTGGCATCGCCTGACGCAAACATAG
- a CDS encoding DUF3146 family protein, with protein sequence MTRRRSLPETTAHVRITYQSWQQGRLEGEVCANEYVWQFQWQFPKGGLKIEPSLGRALIREPLGRFLEQCDYQLEAGGDYSFTIRARL encoded by the coding sequence GTGACACGTCGCCGTTCATTGCCTGAAACCACTGCCCACGTTCGCATTACGTATCAATCCTGGCAGCAGGGTCGCCTCGAAGGTGAAGTTTGCGCCAACGAATATGTATGGCAGTTTCAATGGCAGTTTCCTAAAGGGGGACTCAAGATCGAGCCCTCTCTGGGGCGGGCGCTAATTCGAGAACCCCTGGGCCGCTTTTTAGAACAGTGCGACTACCAACTCGAAGCCGGGGGCGACTATTCCTTTACCATTCGGGCTCGACTTTAG